Proteins from one Pontibacter korlensis genomic window:
- a CDS encoding rhodanese-related sulfurtransferase → MNKTHSILLYYCYTPIEDPEAFREQHHLFCLELNLLGRIIVSKEGLNGTLSGLKEDCDKYMAAMHADPRFAKIDFKVDYSDKHAFAKLHVRTKAEIVHSGLLHIDPNARTGKHLAPKEFKEMKDRDDVVVLDVRSDYEHSVGRFKNAVTLDIENFREFPEKVQELKEKYKDKKILTYCTGGIKCEKASAFLLEQGFEDVYQLHGGIIKYGMEAGGEDFEGKCYVFDNRVAVDVNTVNPTVVSRCHVCNTESDRMVNCANPVCNLHVPICEKCGWEMDGACSTECKEHPEKRPYDGTGYYQKEMNGYNPLKGFNRKKKTDVHV, encoded by the coding sequence ATGAACAAAACCCACAGCATACTACTGTACTATTGCTACACGCCGATAGAAGATCCGGAGGCGTTTCGTGAGCAACATCACCTTTTCTGTCTTGAGCTAAACCTGCTCGGCCGCATCATTGTGTCGAAAGAAGGCTTGAACGGTACCCTTTCAGGTCTGAAAGAAGACTGTGACAAGTATATGGCAGCCATGCACGCTGATCCACGTTTTGCCAAGATTGACTTCAAGGTAGACTACTCAGACAAGCACGCTTTTGCGAAGCTGCACGTGCGTACGAAAGCAGAGATTGTACATTCTGGCCTGTTGCACATCGACCCCAACGCACGCACTGGCAAACATCTGGCTCCTAAGGAGTTTAAGGAGATGAAAGACCGCGACGATGTGGTGGTGCTGGATGTGCGCTCAGACTACGAGCACAGCGTAGGTCGCTTTAAGAACGCTGTTACGCTGGATATCGAAAACTTCCGTGAGTTTCCGGAGAAGGTGCAGGAGCTAAAAGAAAAGTATAAGGATAAGAAAATCCTGACGTACTGCACTGGTGGTATCAAATGCGAGAAAGCAAGTGCCTTCTTGCTGGAGCAAGGCTTTGAAGATGTATATCAGCTGCACGGCGGTATCATTAAGTATGGTATGGAAGCTGGCGGAGAGGACTTTGAGGGCAAGTGCTATGTGTTCGATAACCGAGTGGCTGTGGATGTGAACACTGTAAACCCAACGGTTGTTTCCAGGTGCCATGTGTGCAACACGGAGAGCGATCGTATGGTAAACTGTGCGAACCCTGTGTGTAACCTGCACGTGCCAATCTGCGAGAAGTGCGGCTGGGAAATGGATGGAGCCTGCTCAACAGAGTGTAAAGAACATCCGGAGAAACGCCCTTACGACGGCACAGGTTACTACCAAAAAGAGATGAACGGCTATAATCCGCTGAAAGGATTCAACCGCAAAAAGAAAACTGACGTACATGTATAA
- a CDS encoding NeuD/PglB/VioB family sugar acetyltransferase → MQNPVIILGAQKLGTTALDIFNSNSVMVYCFLDDNQKLQQEEINNVSVMSNTEDNEFLKLVGKKCDVFVAVDDSAARKGLIKMLKDEHKVVPVNAIHRFSAVSEYAWVGHGNLVGAGAIINNNAKVGDNCIIHSRALVDTKAEIGNYAEIGAGAIINSEAVVEEGAFIGTGAVIVSGVKIGKNARVGAGSVVVADVPAKATVFGNPAAPVK, encoded by the coding sequence ATGCAAAATCCGGTAATCATATTGGGTGCCCAAAAGCTTGGTACCACCGCACTAGATATCTTTAACAGTAACAGCGTAATGGTGTACTGCTTTCTGGATGATAACCAGAAGCTACAGCAGGAAGAGATAAACAATGTGTCGGTGATGAGCAACACCGAAGATAACGAGTTCCTGAAACTGGTAGGTAAGAAGTGCGACGTATTTGTGGCTGTTGATGATTCCGCAGCACGTAAAGGCCTGATCAAGATGCTGAAAGATGAGCATAAGGTAGTGCCGGTAAACGCCATTCACCGTTTCAGCGCTGTGTCAGAATATGCATGGGTGGGCCATGGAAATCTAGTAGGCGCAGGTGCTATTATTAACAACAATGCTAAAGTAGGAGATAACTGCATCATCCACTCCAGAGCATTGGTTGATACCAAAGCTGAGATAGGTAACTACGCAGAGATAGGTGCAGGTGCTATCATCAATTCCGAAGCAGTGGTAGAGGAAGGGGCCTTTATAGGTACAGGTGCTGTAATAGTGTCTGGCGTGAAGATTGGCAAAAATGCCCGTGTTGGAGCTGGCTCTGTGGTAGTGGCTGACGTGCCTGCCAAAGCCACAGTTTTTGGCAACCCAGCTGCTCCAGTAAAGTAA
- a CDS encoding acyl-CoA reductase, with protein sequence MTLENRIEAFVELGKQLQNLTPEERQALAFSAASRNPWFTEENVTCALSGIVTMLQEQYLREWLYPYHLKQVTPKKVGVVMAGNIPMVGFHDFLAVLISGHHLLAKLSSSDDILVKRLANMLIGIEPAFGSHIEFVELLKEADAIIATGSDNTARYFEYYFAKRPHIIRKNRTSIGVLTGHEEADDLKALGEDVFRYYGLGCRNVSKVFVPEGYIFDKFFEANQHRENLLDHHKYQNNYDYNKSILLVNRVPHFDNGFMLVQQSNNLVSPISVLFYDTFTSLSDLRQKLAEVKDKTQVVVSAHGWLESSIPFGEAQNPMVWDYADGVDTLAFLQRL encoded by the coding sequence ATGACATTAGAGAACAGGATAGAAGCCTTTGTAGAACTCGGGAAACAGCTGCAAAACCTGACGCCTGAGGAGCGGCAGGCATTGGCCTTCTCAGCCGCCTCGCGTAACCCTTGGTTTACAGAAGAGAATGTTACCTGTGCTCTAAGTGGCATTGTTACCATGCTGCAAGAGCAGTATCTCCGTGAGTGGCTTTACCCTTACCACCTTAAACAGGTTACACCTAAGAAGGTTGGCGTGGTGATGGCTGGCAATATTCCTATGGTTGGGTTCCACGATTTTCTTGCCGTATTGATCAGTGGGCACCATTTATTGGCTAAGCTGAGCTCCAGCGATGATATACTGGTAAAGCGCCTTGCAAACATGCTTATAGGCATTGAGCCGGCTTTTGGAAGCCACATAGAGTTTGTAGAGCTGCTGAAAGAAGCTGATGCCATAATTGCTACAGGCTCTGACAATACTGCGCGATACTTTGAGTACTACTTTGCCAAGCGCCCGCACATTATCCGCAAAAACAGAACAAGCATTGGTGTGCTAACGGGGCACGAGGAAGCAGATGATCTGAAAGCTTTAGGCGAAGATGTTTTCCGTTACTATGGTTTAGGGTGCCGTAATGTGTCGAAGGTATTTGTGCCGGAGGGGTATATTTTTGATAAGTTCTTTGAGGCAAATCAGCACCGTGAAAACCTGTTAGACCACCACAAATACCAGAACAACTACGACTACAACAAGTCTATACTTCTGGTTAACCGCGTGCCTCACTTCGACAACGGCTTTATGCTGGTGCAGCAAAGCAATAACCTGGTATCTCCTATTTCGGTCTTATTCTACGACACGTTTACGTCACTGTCTGACCTGCGCCAGAAGTTAGCCGAGGTGAAAGATAAAACGCAGGTAGTGGTATCAGCACATGGTTGGCTGGAGAGCAGCATTCCGTTTGGTGAGGCCCAAAACCCAATGGTGTGGGATTATGCCGATGGCGTAGACACACTAGCGTTTTTGCAGCGCCTGTAG
- a CDS encoding 4Fe-4S dicluster domain-containing protein: protein MAIMITDECINCGACEPECPNTAIYEGGAEWTWGGGTALTEVEIDGGEVVPGDAPQTPISDEFYYIVSDKCTECMGFHEEPQCAAVCPVDCCVDDPDYRETEEELLAKKSWLHQEA from the coding sequence ATGGCTATAATGATAACCGATGAGTGCATTAACTGCGGAGCTTGCGAGCCAGAATGCCCGAATACTGCCATTTACGAAGGCGGTGCGGAGTGGACTTGGGGCGGCGGTACTGCATTAACGGAAGTTGAGATTGACGGAGGCGAGGTTGTGCCGGGTGATGCCCCACAGACACCTATTTCAGATGAGTTTTACTACATCGTTTCCGATAAATGCACTGAGTGTATGGGCTTCCATGAGGAACCGCAGTGCGCTGCCGTTTGCCCTGTGGATTGCTGCGTAGACGACCCAGACTACCGCGAGACAGAGGAAGAGCTGCTGGCCAAAAAGTCTTGGCTGCACCAGGAAGCTTAG
- a CDS encoding valine--tRNA ligase, giving the protein MSISTKYNPKEVEKKWYDSWMQRGFFHSEPNPKKEPYTIVIPPPNVTGVLHMGHMLNNTIQDVLIRRARMQGKEACWVPGTDHASIATEAKVVAMLKEKGINKKDLTREEFLKYAWEWKEKYGGIILEQLKKLGASCDWDRTRFTMEDDMSAAVIEVFVDLYRKGQIYRGVRMVNWDPQGKTALSDEEVVPKDTMAKMYHLNYEIVADGAAEPTYITVATSRPETIMADVAVAVNPNDERYTHLHGKSVRIPLLGKEIPIIQDEYVSIDFGTGALKVTPAHDLNDYELGQKHKLPSIDILNDDGTLNAQAQLYVGQDRFEARRNIVKDLKEAGLLVKVEEYASVLQTSERTGAVIEPRLSMQWWCKMDKMAKPALESVMNNEIRLHPPKFKNMYRSWMENVHDWCISRQLWWGQQIPAYYLPDGSYVVATTAEEALKLARKESGNESLQLEDLRQDEDVLDTWFSSWLWPISVFDGFKDPDNKDILYYYPTNDLVTAPEILFFWVARMIMAGFEFRNELPFRNVYLTGIVRDTQGRKMSKQLGNSPDPLDLIEQYGADGVRAGMLFSSPAGNDLLFDEKLVEQGRNFSNKIWNAFRLIKGWEVDESLPFPNETAVKWFESRFNEAFVQIEDHFSKFRISDALLAVYKLVWDDFCSNYLEMIKPAYQQPIDKQTIDATTAFLEKVLKVLHPFMPFITEEIWHELKERKDKEYLIVSAWPKKDKFDKGIIEKMENVLSIVGGIRNVRNSKNIPNSKQLELSIKNLSGTNYEPFLGIVRKLAGVSEVSFVQENLEGAISFVEAGDEFFIPMEGNIDVDAERERLTKELEYTKGFLASVDKKLSNERFVNGAPEAVIASERKKKADAEAKINAIEQSLAAL; this is encoded by the coding sequence ATGTCTATCTCAACAAAATATAACCCCAAGGAAGTAGAGAAGAAGTGGTACGACAGCTGGATGCAGCGCGGCTTCTTCCACTCAGAGCCAAATCCTAAAAAAGAGCCTTATACCATCGTGATTCCGCCGCCAAACGTAACCGGTGTGCTGCACATGGGACACATGCTCAACAATACCATTCAGGATGTGCTTATCCGCAGGGCACGTATGCAAGGCAAAGAGGCTTGCTGGGTACCTGGTACCGACCATGCTTCTATCGCCACAGAGGCAAAGGTTGTAGCCATGCTCAAGGAGAAAGGCATCAATAAAAAGGATCTGACCCGTGAGGAGTTCCTAAAGTATGCTTGGGAGTGGAAGGAGAAATATGGCGGCATCATCCTGGAGCAGCTTAAGAAGCTAGGGGCTTCCTGCGACTGGGACCGCACCCGTTTTACCATGGAAGACGACATGAGCGCTGCCGTAATCGAGGTGTTCGTAGACCTGTACCGCAAAGGACAGATTTACCGTGGTGTGCGCATGGTAAACTGGGATCCGCAAGGCAAAACCGCACTTTCTGATGAGGAGGTTGTGCCGAAAGACACCATGGCCAAAATGTATCACCTGAACTACGAGATAGTAGCTGATGGTGCAGCAGAGCCAACTTATATCACCGTAGCTACATCGCGCCCTGAAACCATCATGGCTGACGTGGCTGTAGCTGTAAACCCGAACGACGAGCGTTATACGCACCTGCATGGTAAGTCTGTTCGCATTCCGTTGCTGGGTAAGGAGATTCCGATTATACAAGATGAATATGTATCCATCGACTTCGGTACGGGTGCCCTGAAAGTAACGCCAGCCCACGACTTGAACGATTACGAGCTGGGCCAGAAGCACAAGCTGCCATCGATCGACATCCTGAACGATGATGGTACCCTGAATGCACAGGCGCAGCTGTACGTGGGCCAGGATCGTTTTGAGGCACGTAGAAACATTGTAAAAGACCTGAAAGAAGCCGGCTTGCTGGTGAAGGTTGAGGAGTATGCCAGTGTACTGCAAACATCAGAGCGTACGGGTGCTGTAATTGAGCCGCGCCTTTCTATGCAGTGGTGGTGCAAAATGGATAAGATGGCCAAGCCTGCCCTGGAGTCTGTGATGAACAATGAAATCCGCCTGCACCCGCCGAAGTTCAAGAATATGTACCGTTCCTGGATGGAGAACGTGCACGACTGGTGTATCTCACGCCAGCTGTGGTGGGGACAGCAGATACCAGCCTACTACTTGCCGGATGGCTCTTATGTAGTGGCTACCACTGCTGAGGAAGCTTTGAAACTAGCCCGTAAGGAGAGTGGCAACGAAAGCCTGCAGCTTGAAGACCTGCGCCAGGACGAAGACGTGCTGGATACATGGTTCTCTTCCTGGCTGTGGCCGATCTCAGTGTTCGATGGTTTCAAAGACCCGGATAACAAGGACATCCTGTACTACTACCCAACCAACGACCTGGTAACGGCTCCGGAGATCCTGTTCTTCTGGGTAGCACGTATGATCATGGCTGGTTTCGAGTTCCGTAATGAGCTGCCATTCCGCAATGTATACCTGACAGGTATTGTGCGCGATACGCAGGGGCGCAAAATGTCTAAGCAGTTAGGCAACTCACCAGATCCGTTGGACCTGATCGAGCAGTACGGAGCAGACGGTGTGCGTGCTGGTATGCTGTTCAGTTCTCCAGCCGGAAACGACCTGTTGTTCGACGAGAAACTGGTAGAGCAGGGCCGTAACTTCAGTAACAAGATCTGGAACGCCTTCCGTCTGATTAAAGGATGGGAAGTAGACGAAAGCCTGCCGTTCCCAAACGAGACAGCCGTTAAGTGGTTTGAGTCGCGCTTTAACGAGGCGTTCGTGCAGATTGAGGATCACTTCAGCAAGTTCCGTATTTCGGATGCATTGCTGGCCGTATACAAGTTGGTGTGGGACGACTTCTGCTCTAATTACCTGGAGATGATCAAGCCTGCTTACCAGCAGCCGATCGATAAGCAGACAATAGATGCCACCACTGCTTTCCTGGAGAAAGTGCTGAAGGTGCTGCATCCGTTTATGCCGTTCATCACCGAGGAAATTTGGCACGAACTGAAGGAGCGCAAGGATAAAGAATACCTGATCGTTTCTGCATGGCCTAAGAAGGATAAGTTCGATAAGGGTATTATCGAGAAGATGGAGAACGTGTTGAGCATTGTTGGTGGTATCCGCAACGTGCGCAACTCGAAGAACATTCCGAATTCTAAGCAACTGGAGCTGTCGATTAAAAACCTGAGCGGCACAAACTATGAGCCATTCCTGGGCATTGTTCGAAAGCTAGCTGGTGTAAGCGAAGTAAGCTTTGTGCAGGAGAATTTAGAAGGCGCTATCAGTTTCGTAGAAGCCGGCGACGAGTTCTTCATCCCAATGGAGGGTAATAT
- a CDS encoding nucleoside phosphorylase: MAFIPESELIINPNGTVYHLNLLPEHISDTIITVGDPERVAKVSRHFDEIEVVVAKREFITHTGYYKGKRLTVISTGMGTDNIDILMNELDALVNIDFQSRTVNEEKIKLNIIRIGTSGSLQETVPLGSHLASHYSIGLDSLMEFYQIEQSEEEHSITRALQQELGIGFKPYCVTASPHLLEKVAFDMLPGYTLTCPGFYAPQGRVLRGGLRNERLLHTYQNFRHNDFMLTNFEMETAGYYSMGRILGHNVLSLNAIVANRITHQFADNAEQVIDDLILKVLERI; the protein is encoded by the coding sequence ATGGCTTTTATTCCAGAATCAGAACTAATCATAAATCCAAACGGTACGGTTTACCACCTTAACCTGCTGCCAGAGCATATTTCCGACACCATCATCACGGTAGGAGACCCGGAGCGGGTGGCAAAGGTGAGCCGACACTTCGACGAGATAGAGGTAGTGGTAGCCAAGCGGGAATTTATCACGCACACGGGCTACTATAAAGGCAAGCGCCTGACGGTTATCTCCACTGGTATGGGCACCGATAATATCGATATCCTGATGAACGAACTGGATGCGCTGGTGAACATTGACTTCCAGAGTCGTACAGTGAACGAGGAGAAGATCAAGCTGAATATCATACGCATCGGAACCTCAGGCTCCCTGCAGGAAACGGTGCCGCTAGGTAGCCATCTCGCTTCACACTATAGCATAGGCTTGGACTCGCTGATGGAGTTCTACCAAATCGAGCAGTCAGAAGAAGAGCATAGCATCACGAGGGCCTTACAGCAGGAGTTGGGTATAGGTTTTAAACCATACTGTGTTACTGCCTCGCCGCACCTTCTTGAAAAGGTTGCCTTTGACATGCTGCCGGGGTATACGTTAACCTGTCCTGGATTTTACGCTCCTCAGGGGCGTGTACTGCGCGGGGGATTGCGGAATGAGCGTTTGCTGCATACGTACCAGAACTTCCGGCACAATGATTTTATGCTCACAAACTTCGAGATGGAAACAGCCGGATACTACAGCATGGGCCGAATATTAGGTCATAATGTGCTGTCGTTAAACGCTATTGTGGCTAACCGCATAACGCACCAGTTTGCCGACAATGCGGAGCAGGTAATTGATGACCTGATTCTAAAAGTACTGGAGCGCATCTAA